The following are from one region of the Variovorax sp. V213 genome:
- a CDS encoding PP2C family serine/threonine-protein phosphatase encodes MEIEIVTLSRQGGRNYNEDVHGHWHDERYVACLVADGAGGHGGGDVAAATARTSMLAGFSAAPSLDEASLRALVEQANLDVVARQAEGGKLAGMRSTIVFAAIDLEQQVLAWVHSGDSRAYLFRGGAVVARTTDHSLVQQMVAGGMLDEEGARLHPQRNMLLSALGSVEEAPDITVSDRMRLLPGDVLLLCSDGVWEPLGDEVLVDTLHASRTPSQWTELLDAQIKSHAKPGHDNYTVLTLWVIADDGDATRLLPAGGEVTMPAGLEPTEKPAD; translated from the coding sequence TTGGAAATCGAAATCGTCACGCTGTCCCGGCAGGGCGGCCGCAACTACAACGAAGACGTGCATGGCCACTGGCACGACGAGCGCTATGTCGCGTGCCTGGTGGCCGACGGCGCGGGCGGCCATGGCGGCGGCGACGTGGCGGCGGCCACGGCGCGCACCAGCATGCTGGCCGGCTTCTCGGCCGCGCCGAGCCTGGACGAGGCGAGCCTGCGCGCGCTGGTCGAGCAGGCCAACCTCGACGTGGTCGCGCGCCAGGCCGAAGGTGGCAAGCTGGCCGGCATGCGCTCGACCATCGTGTTCGCGGCCATCGACCTGGAGCAGCAGGTGCTCGCCTGGGTGCACAGCGGCGACAGCCGGGCCTACCTGTTCCGCGGCGGCGCCGTGGTGGCGCGCACCACCGACCACAGCCTGGTGCAGCAGATGGTCGCAGGGGGCATGCTCGACGAGGAGGGCGCGCGCCTGCATCCGCAGCGCAACATGCTGCTGTCGGCGCTCGGCTCGGTGGAAGAGGCGCCCGACATCACGGTGTCGGACCGCATGCGCCTGTTGCCCGGCGACGTGCTGCTGCTGTGCAGCGACGGCGTCTGGGAGCCCCTGGGCGACGAAGTGCTGGTCGACACGCTGCATGCTTCGCGCACGCCCAGCCAGTGGACCGAACTGCTCGACGCGCAGATCAAGTCGCATGCCAAGCCCGGGCACGACAACTACACGGTGCTCACGCTGTGGGTGATTGCGGACGACGGCGACGCAACGCGCCTGCTGCCGGCGGGCGGCGAAGTGACGATGCCGGCGGGCCTGGAGCCCACCGAAAAGCCGGCGGACTAG
- the tagH gene encoding type VI secretion system-associated FHA domain protein TagH, translating to MIHIAVITRQGAPAGQAIAADFGPNGGTIGRADTNTLVLVDPDRTVSRVHAQVLCRDGQYFVIDRGSNPMQCNGVPLGSGKEAALTDGTQLVVGSFELRVRVMAAAVAPSLAVPNTVMKAPASTAAVSSDDPFADLLAGLAPPPPPSGPAAAPKASSAASAASADSLLFPDPMQSGSRNAQAAQIDPFANLLGPASSSPSSSSAPGTNFGALDDFSDLGAPPASGKAAGIDELFGGMGGGGGIGGDPLALSPLADPLLQPNTASDADPLAALQRAAPATPVPRADHLPIDQFGFTPPKAISAPPPVMPRPELPQFDDITGQPIRISGPEVSLLDPIEPLPQPAPPAPRPQPQPVAAPVAKAATPSAQRIASDDELLAAFLRGLASTHQPPEMLTPGLMERIGSILRSATEGTLQLLLTRQEFKREVRAEVTMIASQANNPLKFSPTVEVALAHLLGPGVRGFMQPEAAMRDAFNDLRAHQFGVMVGMRAALAHVIARFEPEELEKKIASRSALDALFSANRKAKLWDQFVALYGGIASEAEDDFHNLFGKAFLQAYEEQMARLKADVPPGGN from the coding sequence ATGATCCATATTGCTGTCATCACCCGGCAAGGCGCCCCGGCGGGGCAGGCCATTGCCGCCGATTTCGGCCCCAACGGGGGCACCATCGGGCGTGCGGACACCAACACGCTGGTGCTGGTCGATCCCGACCGCACGGTCTCGCGCGTGCATGCGCAGGTGCTGTGCCGCGACGGGCAGTATTTCGTCATCGACCGCGGCAGCAATCCGATGCAGTGCAACGGTGTGCCGCTGGGCTCGGGCAAGGAAGCCGCGCTCACCGACGGCACGCAGCTCGTGGTGGGCAGCTTCGAGCTTCGCGTGCGCGTGATGGCTGCCGCCGTGGCCCCTTCGCTGGCCGTGCCGAACACGGTGATGAAAGCCCCTGCATCCACGGCAGCGGTGTCGAGCGACGATCCCTTTGCGGACCTGCTGGCGGGGCTTGCGCCTCCGCCGCCACCGTCGGGGCCCGCCGCGGCGCCCAAGGCATCGTCCGCTGCTTCGGCCGCGTCCGCCGACTCGCTGCTGTTCCCGGACCCGATGCAAAGCGGCTCGCGCAATGCGCAGGCCGCGCAGATCGATCCCTTTGCCAATCTGCTGGGGCCTGCGTCTTCTTCTCCATCGTCGTCATCGGCACCGGGCACGAACTTCGGTGCGCTCGACGATTTTTCCGACCTGGGCGCGCCGCCCGCAAGCGGCAAGGCCGCCGGCATCGACGAGCTCTTCGGCGGCATGGGCGGTGGGGGCGGCATCGGCGGCGATCCGCTCGCGCTTTCCCCGCTGGCCGACCCCCTGCTGCAACCCAATACGGCCTCGGACGCCGATCCGCTGGCGGCGCTGCAGCGCGCAGCGCCGGCCACGCCGGTGCCGCGCGCGGACCACCTGCCCATCGACCAGTTCGGCTTCACGCCGCCGAAGGCAATCTCCGCGCCGCCGCCTGTCATGCCCCGGCCGGAGCTGCCGCAGTTCGACGACATCACGGGCCAGCCGATCCGCATCAGCGGGCCGGAGGTTTCGCTGCTCGATCCGATCGAGCCGTTGCCGCAACCGGCGCCTCCCGCGCCGCGGCCCCAGCCGCAACCCGTGGCAGCGCCAGTCGCCAAGGCCGCAACGCCGTCAGCGCAGCGCATTGCCTCCGACGACGAACTGCTCGCCGCCTTCCTGCGCGGCCTGGCCAGCACGCACCAGCCGCCCGAGATGCTCACGCCCGGCCTCATGGAGCGCATCGGCTCGATTCTTCGCAGCGCCACCGAGGGCACGCTGCAGCTGCTGCTCACGCGCCAGGAGTTCAAGCGCGAGGTGCGCGCCGAGGTCACCATGATCGCGTCGCAGGCCAACAACCCGCTCAAGTTCTCGCCCACGGTGGAGGTGGCGCTCGCGCACTTGCTGGGGCCCGGCGTGCGCGGCTTCATGCAACCGGAGGCCGCCATGCGCGATGCCTTCAACGACCTGCGCGCCCACCAGTTCGGCGTGATGGTGGGCATGCGGGCGGCGCTGGCGCACGTCATTGCGCGCTTCGAGCCCGAAGAGCTCGAGAAGAAGATCGCGTCCAGGTCGGCACTCGACGCGTTGTTCAGCGCCAACCGAAAGGCGAAGCTCTGGGATCAGTTCGTGGCGCTCTACGGCGGCATCGCGAGCGAGGCCGAAGACGACTTCCACAACCTCTTCGGCAAGGCCTTTCTGCAGGCCTACGAAGAACAGATGGCGCGCCTGAAGGCCGACGTGCCGCCCGGTGGCAACTGA
- a CDS encoding TIGR02270 family protein, which produces MESYTLLPVVAEHADEAAFLWLQRASAVHAPNYSPQQFADLDERLAAHIDGLRVAGEEGWEHALALTDNEGPEDFFVAAVLAIEAVDSRFDDLVERAKDLPEVVPGLVSALGWVEPKYLNGRAKALLEDASPLRQKLGLAACALHRRDPGPVLGQLLAAAPDSVRIRALRAAGELGRADLLPQARSLLGETKPELRFWAAWAAVLLGDRAQALDVLTAFALKSGPRQPRAFQLALQAMEVAPGHALLLESAALPEAQRLRIIGSGFIGDPRYVPWLIEQMVHPAIARIAAEAFVTITGVDFNLEQMETPPPDDFEDGPTEDPDDENVELPEDIALPWPDVGKIRQWWLANQSRFVPGGRHFMGQPVSASSCAGVLREGFQRQRVAAALHLCLLDAGAPLFATSAPAWRQQRWLDKVA; this is translated from the coding sequence GTGGAATCCTACACGCTGCTTCCCGTTGTCGCCGAGCACGCCGACGAAGCCGCCTTCCTCTGGCTGCAGCGCGCCAGCGCAGTCCACGCGCCCAACTACTCGCCCCAGCAATTCGCCGACCTCGACGAACGCCTTGCCGCCCACATCGACGGCCTGCGCGTTGCCGGCGAAGAAGGCTGGGAGCATGCGCTGGCGCTCACCGACAACGAAGGCCCCGAGGACTTCTTCGTCGCCGCCGTGCTCGCCATCGAAGCGGTCGACAGCCGCTTCGACGATCTGGTCGAGCGCGCAAAGGACTTGCCCGAGGTCGTGCCCGGCCTGGTCTCCGCGCTCGGCTGGGTCGAGCCGAAGTATCTCAACGGCCGCGCCAAGGCGTTGCTCGAAGACGCTTCGCCGCTGCGGCAGAAGCTCGGCTTGGCGGCTTGCGCGCTGCATCGGCGCGATCCGGGCCCGGTGCTCGGGCAGCTGCTCGCGGCTGCGCCGGACAGCGTGCGCATCCGTGCGCTGCGCGCAGCCGGCGAGCTGGGCCGTGCCGATCTGCTGCCGCAGGCGCGATCGCTGCTCGGCGAGACCAAGCCCGAGTTGCGCTTCTGGGCCGCGTGGGCGGCGGTGCTGCTCGGCGACCGGGCGCAGGCACTCGATGTGCTCACGGCCTTCGCGCTGAAGAGCGGGCCGCGCCAACCGCGCGCATTCCAGCTTGCGCTGCAGGCGATGGAGGTTGCGCCGGGCCACGCGCTGCTGCTCGAAAGCGCTGCGCTGCCCGAGGCGCAGCGCCTGCGCATCATCGGTTCGGGTTTCATCGGCGACCCGCGCTACGTGCCATGGCTCATCGAGCAGATGGTGCATCCTGCCATCGCGCGGATTGCGGCCGAAGCGTTCGTCACCATCACCGGCGTCGACTTCAACCTGGAGCAGATGGAAACCCCGCCGCCCGATGATTTCGAAGACGGCCCCACCGAAGACCCCGACGATGAAAACGTCGAACTCCCGGAGGACATTGCCTTGCCCTGGCCCGATGTCGGGAAGATCCGCCAATGGTGGCTTGCAAACCAGTCGCGGTTCGTGCCCGGAGGGCGCCACTTCATGGGACAGCCGGTGTCGGCCTCCTCATGCGCCGGCGTGCTGCGCGAGGGCTTCCAACGGCAGCGCGTGGCGGCAGCGCTGCACCTGTGCCTGCTTGACGCCGGAGCGCCGCTTTTCGCAACCAGCGCGCCTGCCTGGCGACAGCAGCGCTGGCTCGACAAAGTGGCGTAA
- a CDS encoding type VI immunity family protein, which translates to MNESLFTLTDEGESVATPCIEIVAFAYGLPENIGAGLVRFLRAYTDAFGNQQRFYRTGDMKRFRVQDAKASEGPNHWFSDPDILSTKILGYRSHSGKKAGQVQSPAIDMALLGPMDPPRFVLRMALPAVWGDHPEDVIALAQDALADFPLSSGYAGYSLLWDDLDPLVDREVLQWSVPLMLRYPGLGYGDAMRMSNGVQHGVAAVNWLTFLGVEAAAALGGLATLERSAPVGVSALALGKAGVILRAGDAPQIGDVNRQETVPIYGAVGKLIAHVVAPDEALDQIFIKDMSEEAAHDWLRRFFV; encoded by the coding sequence ATGAATGAGTCCCTATTCACCCTGACGGACGAAGGTGAGAGCGTGGCGACGCCCTGCATCGAGATCGTCGCATTCGCCTATGGGCTGCCTGAGAACATTGGAGCGGGCCTTGTGCGATTTCTTCGCGCGTACACGGACGCCTTTGGCAATCAGCAGCGCTTCTATCGCACTGGCGACATGAAGCGCTTCCGCGTTCAGGATGCCAAGGCGAGTGAGGGACCGAATCACTGGTTTTCGGACCCGGACATACTCTCAACCAAAATACTGGGCTATCGGTCGCATTCGGGGAAGAAAGCCGGCCAGGTTCAGTCACCAGCGATTGATATGGCGTTGCTGGGCCCTATGGATCCGCCGCGCTTTGTGCTACGAATGGCGCTACCCGCCGTGTGGGGCGACCATCCCGAGGATGTGATCGCGTTGGCCCAGGATGCGCTCGCTGACTTCCCGCTCAGCAGTGGGTATGCCGGCTATTCCTTGCTTTGGGACGACTTGGACCCATTGGTGGATCGGGAAGTCCTCCAATGGTCGGTCCCGCTGATGCTGCGGTATCCGGGCCTCGGCTACGGCGATGCCATGCGAATGTCGAATGGGGTGCAGCATGGTGTCGCGGCCGTCAATTGGTTGACCTTCCTTGGAGTCGAAGCGGCGGCGGCACTTGGCGGCCTGGCAACCCTTGAGCGAAGTGCGCCCGTGGGGGTGTCCGCGCTTGCGCTCGGCAAGGCCGGCGTGATCTTGCGCGCCGGCGATGCGCCGCAGATCGGTGACGTGAATCGGCAAGAGACCGTGCCGATCTATGGCGCCGTGGGCAAGCTTATCGCGCACGTGGTGGCGCCCGACGAGGCGCTGGACCAGATATTCATCAAAGACATGTCCGAGGAGGCGGCGCATGACTGGCTTCGACGCTTCTTCGTCTGA
- a CDS encoding DUF4150 domain-containing protein — MPLTIRVNGTSLTLVHKFSIGISTATIPDVCKTPSPGGPVPVPYPNIANSITLSSGTSTVKGDKAMAANKGSKFAISNGDNAGVAGGVKSSTFMKEATWILYSFDVKMDGKNTARLTDKMFHNSENAANLGGVAQQPLITALGDAALAQELCEAACQALKDKEAADAKLPPGQASTDQYQRRMRNIVDPKDAAGARGGKPGLLTEVSQDLKSGKLIGKHGADVGSGLGCARWDILLVDATKAVGKKVLTLADVEKIIEVKFPGDSPTDNQERLRKAHPDTDKKLKEMKVRKKGAKDAKGADCLCT, encoded by the coding sequence GTGCCGCTCACCATCAGGGTCAACGGCACCAGTCTCACACTGGTCCACAAGTTCAGCATCGGCATCAGCACCGCGACGATCCCCGACGTGTGCAAGACGCCGAGCCCCGGTGGGCCCGTGCCGGTCCCCTACCCGAACATCGCCAATTCGATCACGTTGTCGAGCGGCACCAGCACCGTCAAAGGCGACAAGGCGATGGCCGCGAACAAGGGTTCGAAGTTCGCCATCTCCAACGGTGACAACGCAGGTGTGGCGGGAGGCGTGAAGTCCAGCACCTTCATGAAGGAGGCCACCTGGATCCTCTACTCCTTCGACGTGAAGATGGACGGGAAGAACACGGCCCGGCTCACGGACAAGATGTTCCATAACTCGGAGAACGCGGCGAATCTGGGCGGGGTGGCGCAGCAGCCGCTAATCACCGCCCTGGGGGACGCTGCCCTGGCGCAAGAGCTTTGCGAAGCCGCGTGCCAGGCCCTGAAAGACAAGGAAGCGGCTGACGCCAAACTACCGCCAGGGCAGGCTTCCACTGACCAATACCAGCGCCGCATGCGCAACATCGTCGATCCCAAGGACGCCGCCGGTGCGCGCGGCGGCAAACCAGGCCTGCTCACAGAGGTCTCGCAGGATTTGAAGAGTGGGAAACTCATCGGCAAACATGGCGCAGATGTCGGCAGTGGTTTGGGATGTGCCAGGTGGGACATCCTGCTGGTCGACGCAACGAAAGCCGTTGGGAAAAAAGTGCTGACGCTTGCCGATGTGGAGAAGATCATCGAGGTGAAATTTCCCGGCGATTCGCCTACGGACAATCAGGAACGTCTGCGAAAGGCACACCCGGACACGGACAAGAAGCTGAAGGAAATGAAGGTCAGAAAAAAAGGGGCGAAGGACGCCAAAGGCGCTGACTGCCTGTGTACCTGA
- a CDS encoding DUF2169 domain-containing protein: MWQLDNRTPYAAERTWVRDRDGAEIWLVAVKCSFDISPDGETSVAPEQPPVAQAPVFVDEAAPQPSLLYEMDLVRTKQTTDVLLIGHAHAPGGVPVTQLDVGLRVGPIAKRLRVTGDRVWLGGAPSEPEPFSAMPLVWERAYGGVDPWTRNAPLPQFDVRNPVGTGFVLEAAHAEGLRLPNIEYPDQCVRTWSDRPEPAGFGPLCNHWQPRAGFAGTYDEAWQRDRLPLLPVDFDDRHYQCAPGDQQAPQFLVGDEPVVLVHLAPQPEIRFTLPRVLLGFETFFSDDTKVLHERPQLHTVILEPAVMRVSLVWHSALPCHPKVHKLLKTRIVEKRLLRLGETVPGQAVEA; the protein is encoded by the coding sequence ATGTGGCAGTTGGACAACCGAACACCCTACGCCGCCGAACGCACCTGGGTGCGCGATCGCGACGGTGCGGAGATCTGGCTCGTCGCGGTGAAGTGCAGCTTCGACATTTCACCCGATGGCGAGACAAGCGTCGCACCCGAGCAACCACCCGTTGCGCAGGCGCCCGTCTTCGTCGACGAGGCCGCGCCCCAGCCGAGCCTCCTCTACGAGATGGATCTGGTGCGCACCAAGCAGACGACCGACGTGCTGCTCATCGGCCACGCCCATGCGCCCGGCGGCGTGCCCGTGACGCAGCTCGACGTGGGCCTGCGGGTCGGTCCCATCGCCAAGCGGCTGCGCGTGACCGGCGACCGCGTGTGGCTGGGCGGCGCGCCATCGGAGCCCGAGCCTTTCAGCGCCATGCCGCTGGTGTGGGAGCGCGCGTACGGCGGCGTCGACCCGTGGACGCGCAATGCGCCGTTGCCGCAGTTCGACGTGCGCAACCCCGTGGGCACCGGCTTCGTGTTGGAGGCCGCGCACGCGGAAGGCCTGCGGCTGCCCAACATCGAGTACCCGGATCAATGCGTGCGGACGTGGAGCGACCGGCCCGAGCCCGCGGGCTTCGGACCGCTGTGCAACCACTGGCAGCCGCGCGCGGGGTTTGCGGGGACGTACGACGAGGCGTGGCAGCGTGATCGGTTGCCGTTGCTGCCGGTGGATTTTGATGACCGGCACTATCAGTGCGCGCCGGGGGATCAGCAGGCGCCGCAGTTTCTGGTGGGCGACGAGCCAGTGGTACTGGTGCACCTGGCGCCGCAACCCGAGATCCGCTTCACGCTGCCGCGCGTGTTGCTGGGCTTCGAAACCTTCTTCTCCGACGACACGAAGGTGCTGCATGAACGGCCGCAGCTGCACACGGTGATCCTTGAGCCGGCCGTGATGCGTGTTTCGCTGGTCTGGCACAGCGCGCTGCCTTGCCACCCCAAGGTTCACAAGCTGCTGAAGACGCGCATTGTCGAGAAACGGCTGCTGCGCCTGGGCGAGACTGTGCCCGGGCAGGCGGTGGAGGCCTGA
- a CDS encoding DUF6484 domain-containing protein, producing MEDHTDLQSARSVLHSVAAWSKLSGQGVAVAVFAGFDAEGRFLVTLGEGMAPVQALSTVGLAPGDAGAAIVVAFEQGEARHPVIVGRVQPPRTDAPQAREAGAYANVDGERVVLQARERIELRCGDASIVLTRAGKVLINGNYVLSRSRGANRVKGAYVGIN from the coding sequence GTGGAAGACCACACCGATCTTCAGAGCGCGCGCAGCGTGCTGCACAGCGTGGCGGCCTGGTCGAAGCTGTCGGGCCAGGGCGTGGCGGTGGCCGTCTTTGCAGGCTTCGATGCCGAGGGGCGCTTCCTGGTCACCCTGGGGGAAGGCATGGCGCCGGTGCAGGCGCTCTCCACCGTCGGCCTGGCGCCCGGCGATGCCGGTGCGGCCATCGTCGTGGCCTTCGAGCAGGGCGAAGCGCGGCACCCCGTCATCGTCGGGCGCGTGCAGCCGCCGCGCACCGACGCACCGCAGGCGCGCGAGGCGGGCGCTTACGCCAACGTCGACGGCGAGCGCGTCGTGCTCCAGGCGCGCGAGCGCATCGAGCTGCGCTGCGGCGACGCCAGCATCGTGCTCACGCGCGCGGGCAAGGTGCTGATCAACGGCAACTATGTGCTCTCGCGCTCGCGCGGCGCCAACCGCGTCAAGGGTGCCTACGTGGGCATCAACTGA